CATCGAGGTCCGGGTGACCCTCACCGACGAGGAACGGTTGCAATACGCCGTCGCCGAGGCCGACGCGAAGTACAAGTTGTGCTCGACGGCCCACACCAAGGTCAACGTGGTGAAGTCGATCCTGGCGCGCCACCAGGACTCTCCCACCCTGGTGATCGGCGCCTACATCGACCAGCTCGAGGAGCTCGGCGCCGCGCTCGACGCCCCGGTGATCCAAGGGTCCACGAAGAACAAGGAACGCGAGGCCCTGTTCGATCGTTTCCGGTCCGGCGAACTGCAGACCCTGGTGGTCTCCAAGGTGGCCAACTTCTCCATCGACCTGCCCGAGGCGTCGGTCGCGGTGCAGGTCTCGGGCACCTTCGGTTCGCGGCAGGAGGAGGCCCAGCGACTGGGTCGGCTACTGCGTCCGAAACGTGATGGCGGACAAGCGCATTTCTACTCGGTGGTCTCTCGCGACACCTTGGATGCGGACTATGCCGCGCATCGCCAGCGATTCCTCGCCGAACAGGGTTACGCCTATCGGATCACCGACGCCGACGACCTGCTGGGGCCGACGATCGGCGAGGAGTCACCGAGCTGATCCTGCGCGGCACGGAGGGGGATTCCGCCGACAGGAAATTGGCAGGTGACCGTGAGGTCACCGCAAGCGTCGGCGAGAACAGTTGAGTTGTCGGGGATGACAGAGAACTCAACGAGAAAGCGATCGCGATGAATCCACGCAGGAACGCGAGTGTTGCCGCTCCGATCACGTCACCGGGCAGTCCCACCTACCGCCGTCGGCGCAGGTTCGATCCGGCGACCAAGCGCTGGGAATGGGTCTGGGCCCAGACCAGCTGACGCCACCCGCAATCGAGCCGACCCCGTGCCCGCGGTTCCGCGGGCATGGGGTCGGCGCCGTCACGACGTCGGTTCGGCCAGGCAGAAGCCGGTCGGCTTGGGCAGCGCGAAGTACACCGACAACTGCTCGCTGCTGCACGACGGCCGGCCGTCGGTGCGCTGATCCACCCGCACGACCTCGGTGCCGGTCGCCTTGGTGGCGCCGCACTCGACCTTCTTGTAGTCCGACAGGCTGGCGGTGGGCAGACCCCCCATCGGGATCTGATAGCACTCGCCCTGCACCAGGTTGGGGACGAGGCACAGCTGCTCGCCGGTCTGCTCGCCGCCCTTGGTCCAGTAGAGCCGGGAGTAGTCGTCGGATGGGCACTGGCCGCCGGAGGTGAGCTTCTGGGCGACGAAGAAGGTGAACTTGCTGCTGGACGAGCAATCCGTCTTGGTCGCGCTGATGTTGTCGTCGGTCTGGTTACCGGTGATCGAGACGCAGTCGCCGACCGCGACGTCGTCGGTGTCGGTCACCGCGTCACGGGTGATGAACGCGAACACGCCGATGATGGCGATCACCAGGACCACAACCACGCCGATGATCCACCAGAGTTTCTTGTTCGACTTCTTGCCCGCCGGCTGGCCGGGATACTGCCCGGCGGGGTACTGACCGGCCCCCGGATACGGCTGGGCACCCGGGTACTGCTGTCCACCCGGCTGAGCACCGGGGTACTGCTGGGCACCGGGGTACTGCTGGGCACCGGGATACGGCTGAGCCCCGGGATACTGCTGACCGCCCGGCTGAGCCCCGGGGTACTGCTGCGCACCGGGATATGGCTGAGCACCTGGGTACTGCTGAGCACCGGGATACTGCTGCGCACCCGGAAACGGCTGGGCCCCGGGTTGTTGCTGCGCATCGGGATACGGCTGGGCTCCGGGGTACTGCTGAGCACCGGGGTACTGCTGCGCACCCGGATACGGCTGAGCCCCGGGATACTGCTGAGCACCGGGGTATTGCTGCGCACCCGGATACTCCTGCCCGCCCGGAGGCTGTGGCGCCCCCTCGGGCGCGGGGCCATCACTCGACGAGTGGGGTGGCTGGGAGGGGTCCGGGCCGTTGCCCCCCTGCGGAGAATCCGGATGCGGTGGAACCGGCGGCGTCGTCATAGACGCAGATCGTACCGTCGGCAGCGGCCATCGGGGGCGTGATGCCGCCTGCCCGAATGACACCCGATGTGTCAGCCTGGACCCGTGCGCACCGTATCCCGCCTCCGCCCGTTCGGCACGACGATCTTCGCCGAGATGTCCGCCCTGGCCGTCGAACATTCGGCGGTCAATCTCGGCCAGGGGTTTCCCGACACCGACGGCCCCGCATCGATGCTCACGGCGGCGCAACGCGCGATCGCCGAGGGCCACAATCAATACCCGCCCGGTGCGGGAATCCCGCAGTTGCGTCACGCCGTCGCCCGACACCAGCGCCGCCACTATGAGCTCGACTACGACCCGGACACCGAGATCCTGATCACCGTCGGTGCGACCGAGGCGATCGCCGGTTCCATCGTGGGGCTGGTCGAGCCGGGCCGTGAGGTGGTGATGATCGAGCCGTACTACGACTCCTACGCCGCCACCGTCGCGATGGCCGGCGGAGTCCGCCGCACGGTACCGCTCGTCGCGGACGGCGACGGGTTCCGCCTGGACCGCGCACGGTTAGCGGAGGCATTCGGCCCGGCAACGGCGGTGATACTGGTGAATTCGCCGCACAATCCCACCGGCACCGTCCTCTCCGACGACGACCTCGCCGAGATCGCCCGCCTCTGCATCGAGCACGATGTGATCGCGGTGACCGACGAGGTCTACGAGCATCTCCTCTTCGACGGCCGGGTGCACACCCCCCTCGCCTGTTTCCCGGGCATGCGCGAGCGCACGCTCCGAATCTCGAGTGCCGCGAAGACTTTCAACTGCACCGGCTGGAAGGTCGGCTGGGTGAGCGGCCCGACCGACCTCGTCGGCGCCGCCCGTTCCGCGAAGCAGTTCATGTCGTATGTGGGGTCGGGGCCGTTCCAGCCGGCGGTCGCCGGTGCACTCGACGAGGAGATGGATTGGGTGCACACGTCGGCGGCGGACCTGGCCTCCAAACGCGACCTGCTGTCCACCGCATTGCGCGAGGCCGGGTTCGGTGTCCATCGCAGTGAGGCAACCTATTTCGTCTGCGCCGACCCACGACCACTCGGTTTCGACGACGGGGAGACCTTCTGCCGGACGCTGCCCGAGCGGATCGGGGTGGCAGCGGTGCCGGTCAGTGCGTTCGTCGACGATGTCGAGCCCTGGCGGCACATGGTGCGGTTCGCGTTCAGCAAGCGCGACGACGTGATCACCGAAGCGGCGCAACGTCTTCGGCTACTCTGACCACGACCACGGGGCAACCACGGGGCCGGGTGCCGCAGTGGCGGCGCGGCAACAGGCCTCAGCGCAGGGCGGGCATGACCTCGTTCACGAACAGGTCCAGCGAGCTGCTGTCGTGAGCGATGTCGGGGAAGTAGAAGATCCCGTAGGACATCCCGAGATCGGCGAGGGCGGTGAGATTGTCGATCACCTGCGATGGCGTGCCGACAGCCGGCATGCCGCGGAACGCACCGAGACTGGCCTTGGCCGCCTCGGCGGGCACGTGCCTCGCGAGACGCTCCTCGAGCGCGGCGAGCCGTTGTTCCACCTCGTCGGTGGTCTCGGCGAGGACGACGTTGTAGTTGGCCGACCGCACGATGGAGTCGTAGTCGCGTCCGAGGTCGGCGCAGTGTTGTTGCAGCACCGACGATTTGTGCGCGAAGCCATCGGGCGTCCCGTCGAAATTGGTGTAGTCGGCGTAGCGGGCGGCGATCCGCAACGTCTTGCGCTCGCCGCCACCGGCGATCCACAACGGCAGGCGGCCGGCGACCGGTTGCGGCGCACAGATCGCGTCGTCGACCTGGTAGTGCTTACCGGCGAAGGTGGCGCGACCACCTTCCCACGCCTGCTTCATGATCTGCACGCCCTCGTCGAGGCGGGCGAGTCGCTCACCTGCCGACGGGAAGCCGTAGCCGTAGGCGCGCCACTCCTGTTCGTACCATCCGGCACCGATGCCCATCTGCACACGCCCGCCCGAGATCAGGTCGGCCGTGGCCGCCACCTTGGCCAGGTACATCGGATTGCGATAGCTCATCGCCGTGCACATCTGACCGATGTCGACCCGAGA
This sequence is a window from Gordonia insulae. Protein-coding genes within it:
- a CDS encoding pyridoxal phosphate-dependent aminotransferase; this encodes MCQPGPVRTVSRLRPFGTTIFAEMSALAVEHSAVNLGQGFPDTDGPASMLTAAQRAIAEGHNQYPPGAGIPQLRHAVARHQRRHYELDYDPDTEILITVGATEAIAGSIVGLVEPGREVVMIEPYYDSYAATVAMAGGVRRTVPLVADGDGFRLDRARLAEAFGPATAVILVNSPHNPTGTVLSDDDLAEIARLCIEHDVIAVTDEVYEHLLFDGRVHTPLACFPGMRERTLRISSAAKTFNCTGWKVGWVSGPTDLVGAARSAKQFMSYVGSGPFQPAVAGALDEEMDWVHTSAADLASKRDLLSTALREAGFGVHRSEATYFVCADPRPLGFDDGETFCRTLPERIGVAAVPVSAFVDDVEPWRHMVRFAFSKRDDVITEAAQRLRLL
- a CDS encoding LppU/SCO3897 family protein, which gives rise to MTTPPVPPHPDSPQGGNGPDPSQPPHSSSDGPAPEGAPQPPGGQEYPGAQQYPGAQQYPGAQPYPGAQQYPGAQQYPGAQPYPDAQQQPGAQPFPGAQQYPGAQQYPGAQPYPGAQQYPGAQPGGQQYPGAQPYPGAQQYPGAQQYPGAQPGGQQYPGAQPYPGAGQYPAGQYPGQPAGKKSNKKLWWIIGVVVVLVIAIIGVFAFITRDAVTDTDDVAVGDCVSITGNQTDDNISATKTDCSSSSKFTFFVAQKLTSGGQCPSDDYSRLYWTKGGEQTGEQLCLVPNLVQGECYQIPMGGLPTASLSDYKKVECGATKATGTEVVRVDQRTDGRPSCSSEQLSVYFALPKPTGFCLAEPTS
- a CDS encoding LLM class F420-dependent oxidoreductase, coding for MRFGLFIPQGWRLDLTGIAPAEQWSVMSSLATSAEESGWDSIWVYDHFHTVPMPTDEATHEAWSLVSAFAATTSRVDIGQMCTAMSYRNPMYLAKVAATADLISGGRVQMGIGAGWYEQEWRAYGYGFPSAGERLARLDEGVQIMKQAWEGGRATFAGKHYQVDDAICAPQPVAGRLPLWIAGGGERKTLRIAARYADYTNFDGTPDGFAHKSSVLQQHCADLGRDYDSIVRSANYNVVLAETTDEVEQRLAALEERLARHVPAEAAKASLGAFRGMPAVGTPSQVIDNLTALADLGMSYGIFYFPDIAHDSSSLDLFVNEVMPALR